A genome region from Aliivibrio salmonicida LFI1238 includes the following:
- a CDS encoding methyl-accepting chemotaxis protein: protein MKLAGRLSVKTKIALPIVAIVSLFSVISTLNVMKLNEQAEVNYKLIELVQPVNESLEDAYRDLYQVTAAAQGLMLSTTNAEREHHTFEFQDNAYKAIPRLKKVEVLYQENILPLNTQVELTTLINAAEKWIELYEPLFSDPNNAQAYYQKNNNQLDEQFKIMRKQLKSISKLIVSEQVKLGEQSHYGINSGKIISGIGAISAVIFGLFAVWLSINWIVKPIQSLELAMSEVASGDGDLTKRIAVTSNDEIGKLAQAFNLFVSKIHTTVSDVIASSNTVRSEMDNIQVLTKNIAKFSSSQQQESEVVAAAVHEMQVTSNTVNENANEAAQASLGATAEADTTEAILQQTVISIQGLANEITLAGTVIHTLDSDVSNIASILGVIKGIADQTNLLALNAAIEAARAGEQGRGFAVVADEVRALASKTQYSTGEIEKMIERLQSGAKEAVLAMESSTKSGKETIDLASEASKSLQHITRAIVVMNDMNTHIATAANEQSHVSDDVNSNVQRIADNSSEMVLMVSRSESACISLSEQCERLDGLVSQFKV, encoded by the coding sequence ATGAAGTTAGCAGGACGTTTATCAGTAAAAACAAAAATAGCATTGCCAATTGTCGCGATTGTTTCTTTATTCAGTGTTATCTCAACTCTTAATGTGATGAAGCTAAATGAACAAGCGGAGGTTAATTACAAATTAATTGAGCTTGTTCAGCCAGTAAATGAATCCTTAGAAGATGCATACCGAGATCTTTATCAAGTTACTGCAGCAGCGCAAGGTTTAATGCTTTCAACAACCAATGCAGAAAGAGAGCATCATACGTTTGAATTTCAAGATAACGCCTACAAAGCCATTCCTCGTTTAAAAAAGGTTGAAGTGTTATATCAAGAAAATATTTTGCCTTTAAATACTCAAGTTGAATTAACAACGTTAATTAATGCGGCCGAAAAATGGATTGAACTTTATGAGCCTCTGTTCTCGGACCCTAATAATGCTCAAGCTTATTATCAGAAAAATAATAATCAGTTAGACGAACAATTCAAGATCATGCGTAAGCAACTTAAATCAATCAGTAAGTTGATTGTGAGTGAGCAAGTAAAGTTAGGTGAACAAAGTCATTATGGGATTAATTCGGGGAAAATTATTTCAGGAATTGGTGCCATTAGTGCTGTGATTTTTGGCTTATTTGCTGTTTGGTTATCAATTAACTGGATTGTAAAACCAATTCAATCATTAGAATTGGCTATGTCAGAAGTCGCTTCTGGAGACGGAGATTTAACAAAGCGCATCGCCGTTACCTCAAATGATGAAATTGGCAAACTTGCACAAGCCTTTAATTTGTTTGTATCAAAGATACATACCACGGTTTCAGATGTTATTGCATCGTCTAATACCGTTCGTTCTGAAATGGACAATATCCAAGTATTAACAAAAAATATAGCTAAATTCTCTTCAAGCCAACAACAAGAGAGTGAAGTTGTTGCTGCTGCTGTGCATGAAATGCAAGTAACAAGTAATACGGTGAATGAAAATGCCAATGAAGCAGCCCAAGCAAGCTTAGGCGCCACAGCAGAAGCTGATACGACAGAAGCTATTTTACAGCAGACCGTAATATCGATTCAAGGATTGGCCAATGAGATAACATTGGCGGGTACTGTAATTCATACTCTAGATAGTGATGTTTCAAATATAGCATCGATTTTAGGTGTAATTAAAGGGATAGCTGACCAAACAAATTTATTAGCATTAAATGCGGCAATAGAAGCTGCGCGAGCTGGTGAGCAAGGACGTGGTTTTGCGGTTGTTGCTGATGAAGTAAGGGCGTTAGCAAGTAAAACGCAATACAGTACTGGTGAGATCGAAAAGATGATTGAGCGTTTACAATCGGGAGCAAAAGAAGCTGTTCTCGCAATGGAATCAAGTACCAAAAGTGGTAAAGAAACGATTGATCTAGCAAGTGAGGCATCAAAGTCGTTACAACATATCACAAGAGCGATTGTAGTTATGAACGATATGAATACGCATATAGCCACAGCCGCTAATGAGCAGAGCCATGTTAGTGATGACGTCAACTCGAATGTACAACGTATTGCAGATAATAGTTCAGAAATGGTGCTGATGGTAAGTCGCTCAGAAAGTGCTTGTATTTCACTATCAGAACAGTGCGAGAGACTTGATGGTTTGGTCTCTCAATTTAAAGTGTAA
- a CDS encoding bacteriocin immunity protein: protein MYSDDYETEQEHIDAVLFFEKLTQHPDGSDLIFYPENLGDDSPERITEIVKEWRESQGLSSFKD from the coding sequence ATTTACTCTGATGACTACGAAACAGAGCAGGAACATATTGATGCTGTATTGTTTTTTGAAAAATTAACACAGCATCCTGATGGTTCAGATTTAATTTTTTATCCTGAAAATCTAGGTGATGATTCTCCTGAACGAATTACAGAAATAGTTAAAGAGTGGCGAGAGTCTCAAGGTCTCTCAAGTTTTAAAGATTAA
- the pstC gene encoding phosphate ABC transporter permease subunit PstC, whose protein sequence is MTIAMNNQDTVNQDKPSLNPLRQKKRVDWRERIFHVLFLSCAIIGTLSLATIAYFIVKESIPAFQQVGVSGIVLGQDWLPPALYGVFTMIVASVVSTFGAVLVGVPIGILTAIFIAEIAPKRLADIIRPAVELLAGIPSVVYGFFGLVIIVPLIQDVFQVPAGNTILAGIIVLGVMILPTVITVSETSIRAVPATYKEGSLALGASKIFTIFRILLPAARSGIMTGVILGIARALGETMAIIMVMGNAPAMPEGILDSARTLTANIAIEMSYASGIHASALYATGVVLLVFIMSLNGILLYLNRETAR, encoded by the coding sequence ATGACCATCGCCATGAATAATCAAGATACTGTCAATCAAGACAAGCCTTCTCTTAATCCGTTACGACAGAAAAAACGTGTGGATTGGAGAGAGCGTATTTTCCACGTATTATTTCTCAGCTGTGCCATCATCGGTACGTTATCTTTAGCCACCATTGCGTATTTTATCGTTAAAGAAAGTATTCCTGCATTTCAACAAGTTGGTGTTAGTGGCATCGTTTTAGGTCAAGATTGGCTACCACCGGCTCTTTATGGTGTTTTCACCATGATCGTTGCATCCGTTGTTTCTACCTTTGGTGCCGTTCTCGTCGGTGTTCCAATCGGTATCCTTACGGCTATTTTTATCGCTGAAATCGCCCCTAAACGCCTTGCCGATATTATCCGCCCAGCGGTTGAATTACTGGCTGGCATCCCATCGGTTGTTTATGGTTTCTTTGGCCTTGTTATTATTGTTCCATTGATTCAAGACGTATTTCAAGTCCCTGCAGGTAACACTATCCTTGCGGGTATTATCGTTTTAGGTGTTATGATCTTACCTACCGTAATCACGGTATCAGAAACCTCAATCAGAGCCGTCCCAGCGACCTATAAAGAAGGTTCATTGGCCCTTGGCGCTTCTAAAATATTCACCATTTTCCGTATTCTTCTCCCTGCTGCTCGTTCAGGCATTATGACGGGTGTCATTTTAGGTATTGCTCGCGCACTTGGAGAAACAATGGCTATCATTATGGTTATGGGGAACGCCCCTGCCATGCCAGAAGGTATCTTAGATTCTGCGCGTACATTAACCGCAAACATTGCGATTGAAATGTCATACGCAAGTGGCATCCATGCCAGTGCTCTATATGCAACAGGCGTAGTATTACTCGTCTTTATCATGTCTCTGAATGGCATTCTTCTTTATCTAAATCGTGAAACAGCGAGATAA
- the pstB gene encoding phosphate ABC transporter ATP-binding protein PstB, which yields MNKFNIENLDLFYGQNQALKGINLPIPAKQVTALIGPSGCGKSTLLRCLNRMNDLIPGVKITGFVSLDDHDIYGNIDVADLRIKVGMVFQKANPFPMNIYENVAYGLKAQGVKDKKVLDAVVEKSLRSAALWDEVKDRLKSHAFGLSGGQQQRLCIARTIAMEPDVILMDEPTSALDPIATHKIEELMETLKQDYTIVIVTHSMQQARRISDKTAFFLMGELVEHDDTHVIFSNPKDDRTQGYVNGDFG from the coding sequence ATGAACAAATTTAATATTGAAAACCTAGATCTTTTTTACGGACAAAACCAAGCATTAAAAGGCATTAACTTACCGATCCCTGCAAAACAAGTAACCGCCTTGATCGGTCCTTCTGGTTGTGGAAAATCAACATTATTACGTTGTTTGAACCGCATGAATGATTTAATTCCTGGCGTAAAAATTACGGGTTTTGTTAGTTTAGATGACCATGACATTTACGGTAATATCGATGTTGCCGATTTACGAATCAAAGTTGGGATGGTTTTCCAAAAAGCCAACCCATTTCCGATGAACATTTATGAAAACGTCGCGTATGGATTGAAAGCACAAGGCGTAAAAGATAAAAAAGTATTAGATGCCGTTGTTGAGAAATCACTTCGCAGTGCAGCCCTTTGGGATGAAGTAAAAGATCGCTTAAAATCTCACGCATTTGGCCTATCTGGTGGACAACAACAACGTTTGTGTATTGCTCGTACTATCGCAATGGAACCTGATGTCATCTTAATGGATGAACCGACATCAGCATTGGATCCAATTGCAACACACAAAATTGAAGAGTTAATGGAAACACTAAAACAAGATTACACGATCGTTATCGTGACTCACTCAATGCAACAAGCTCGCCGTATTTCAGATAAAACCGCGTTCTTCTTAATGGGTGAATTGGTCGAGCATGATGACACTCATGTTATTTTCTCAAATCCTAAAGATGACCGTACTCAAGGCTATGTAAATGGTGACTTTGGTTAA
- the pstA gene encoding phosphate ABC transporter permease PstA — translation MNKLKKQRHIKDQIAAGLIWLSASITVGFLFWIMWYILSNGLQHVSWSFITDNYTRTGEEHGIFPMIVATLYMVLASIAVAAPLGIMTAIYLTEYAKVGSKLVKVIRFCTESLAGIPSIIFGLFGMTFFVGILGLGFSILSGALTLSILILPVIIRTTEEALMAVPQTFREGSYGLGASKIYTIWRLILPSAMPGILTSVILSIGRVIGESAPVFLTAGMVARIPDSLLDSGRTLTVHLYKLTTELFTIEEWNQAYATATVLIVLVLIINTLTKLLARKINKAS, via the coding sequence ATGAATAAATTAAAAAAACAACGTCATATTAAAGACCAGATTGCCGCAGGATTAATTTGGTTATCTGCATCTATTACCGTCGGTTTTCTTTTTTGGATAATGTGGTACATCTTATCAAATGGCCTACAGCACGTAAGCTGGTCATTCATTACTGATAATTACACTCGTACTGGTGAAGAACACGGTATCTTCCCAATGATCGTGGCCACCCTCTACATGGTATTAGCTTCAATTGCAGTTGCAGCACCACTTGGGATAATGACGGCCATCTATTTAACCGAATACGCAAAAGTAGGCAGTAAACTCGTTAAAGTCATTCGCTTCTGTACCGAGTCATTAGCGGGTATTCCATCGATAATCTTTGGTCTATTTGGTATGACTTTCTTTGTGGGTATTTTAGGCTTAGGTTTCTCAATTTTATCCGGCGCACTTACGCTGAGTATTTTAATCTTACCCGTGATTATCCGTACAACAGAAGAAGCATTAATGGCTGTACCTCAAACCTTTAGAGAAGGCTCTTATGGTTTAGGAGCATCAAAAATCTATACCATTTGGCGCTTAATATTACCAAGCGCAATGCCAGGTATTTTAACCTCTGTTATTTTAAGTATTGGTCGTGTTATTGGTGAATCCGCACCTGTATTCTTAACCGCTGGTATGGTGGCACGTATTCCTGATTCATTGCTTGATTCAGGCAGAACATTAACCGTTCACCTGTACAAATTAACCACTGAATTATTTACCATCGAAGAATGGAATCAAGCTTACGCAACAGCGACAGTATTGATTGTTCTTGTATTAATAATTAACACGCTAACGAAGCTATTGGCTCGAAAAATCAATAAAGCGTCTTAA
- a CDS encoding porin family protein, producing the protein MRLVYSLLMILFSISAHADKSGYYITTNIENSSVTFLGSQTDLDGGYNIKGGYDFPISDTFYMSIELEYNNMGSFDFDWRNKNQYATSHVDAHFFGANLKYRAYMFESDFFITSMFGYGYYYLDMDVDFYLEDGQLGYIGKGSQSESALGLSYGFEAGYDLSKYITLTAGHNIARAIMDGIGYDFGTTYVGLTYNF; encoded by the coding sequence ATGAGACTGGTCTATTCGTTATTGATGATATTATTTTCAATTTCAGCGCACGCCGATAAGTCTGGCTATTACATTACAACCAATATTGAAAACTCTTCCGTTACCTTTTTAGGCTCACAAACCGATCTTGATGGAGGATATAATATAAAAGGCGGTTATGACTTCCCAATTTCAGACACCTTCTATATGTCTATAGAGCTTGAATATAACAATATGGGCAGCTTTGATTTTGATTGGCGAAATAAAAATCAATACGCGACAAGTCATGTTGATGCTCATTTTTTTGGAGCCAATTTAAAATATCGTGCGTATATGTTTGAATCAGATTTCTTTATCACCAGCATGTTTGGCTATGGTTACTATTACTTAGATATGGATGTTGATTTCTATTTAGAAGACGGACAACTGGGTTATATCGGTAAAGGATCTCAAAGTGAGAGTGCTTTAGGCCTTTCATACGGCTTTGAAGCAGGGTACGACTTAAGTAAGTACATTACGCTAACCGCAGGACACAATATTGCACGAGCCATTATGGATGGGATTGGTTACGATTTTGGAACGACCTACGTAGGGCTGACCTACAATTTTTAG
- a CDS encoding YccT family protein, which translates to MKFHSFLAAGLCLLTSLSASASIQLTVPSEVELLLVDSQEVKLDSSFFSTTSTLKLDDGEHQIVFRYNPVFKQGKDNIIVSSDIIVSKFTATNQDISFVFPSYNSPEKAKAFNTDLNWELKDQNDKNIPFAQAKLVYDGVQIGHNIQFELAKFNTTEHVAAFKQDMITVTHKEIKNEKGENTAEQMLNYWYEKADKETQERFKTSISN; encoded by the coding sequence ATGAAATTTCACTCTTTTCTTGCTGCTGGCTTATGTCTTCTAACCTCATTAAGTGCCTCTGCCTCAATTCAGTTAACCGTTCCAAGTGAAGTAGAACTCCTTTTAGTTGATAGCCAAGAAGTCAAACTTGATAGCTCTTTCTTCTCAACGACATCAACACTTAAGCTGGACGATGGCGAACATCAAATTGTGTTCAGATACAATCCAGTATTTAAGCAAGGTAAAGACAACATTATAGTCTCGAGTGATATTATTGTTTCAAAGTTTACCGCAACCAACCAAGACATTAGCTTTGTATTCCCGTCTTATAATTCTCCTGAAAAAGCCAAAGCATTTAATACCGACCTTAATTGGGAATTAAAAGATCAAAACGATAAAAATATACCGTTCGCACAAGCAAAATTAGTCTATGACGGTGTGCAAATTGGTCATAATATTCAATTTGAATTAGCGAAATTTAATACGACTGAGCATGTTGCCGCTTTTAAACAAGATATGATCACCGTCACTCATAAAGAAATAAAAAATGAGAAAGGTGAAAATACAGCAGAGCAAATGTTGAATTACTGGTATGAAAAAGCAGATAAAGAAACACAAGAAAGATTTAAAACATCGATCTCTAATTAG
- a CDS encoding methyl-accepting chemotaxis protein, with protein MRKLINGFSIKVQVLIPVLLISIIMTGGVLLARDDFEASMTNMASAANELSESKDELATIINTTYAMRISAVYSLYDSEELKKLVANLDSGFRKNIISMDKLRKMNGLSQEIDTLKSAMNYYVQYSKSPMMPLLKEKHTGEYNTTEYDLARTEYRRAGAAMVNAIDELSAKLNQVVETEVSKAKMAHDATLTQVTIAIFVSLICAWWLASIIVAPIGTIQQIMQRIAKGDLNVTVNEEGDNEITALSRDINTTVHQLRTTIDSMVRISEDVASASTELATVMTQAQVNSDQEKQEIEQVASAVNQLSSTADNVNSSALNADTAAHQASEMASHGLKLYQESTDASLKMVDQITSAANVVTGLKEQSEKIGNVIEVIQSISEQTNLLALNAAIEAARAGESGRGFAVVADEVRMLAARTRESTQEIQVIIEELQVQSTKANDGMQSSLDVLANDQALASQVNEALMSIMGSVNGITAINTQVATAAEEQSQVTNDINRNITNIHEIVNQNVTGITQSAAASHELSQLAEQQKQRKRAGNYT; from the coding sequence ATGCGTAAGTTGATCAATGGTTTTTCTATTAAAGTTCAGGTTTTAATTCCTGTATTACTTATTTCTATCATTATGACTGGGGGCGTGTTGCTCGCTCGTGATGATTTTGAAGCATCAATGACGAACATGGCGTCTGCTGCGAATGAGTTAAGTGAAAGCAAAGATGAGCTAGCAACCATTATCAACACAACGTATGCAATGCGAATCAGTGCCGTTTATAGTTTGTATGATTCTGAAGAGTTAAAGAAATTAGTGGCTAATCTAGATTCAGGATTTAGAAAAAACATTATATCAATGGATAAATTAAGGAAGATGAATGGGCTTTCTCAAGAGATTGATACGTTAAAATCAGCAATGAATTACTACGTTCAATACAGTAAGTCACCGATGATGCCTCTATTGAAAGAAAAGCATACTGGTGAATACAATACGACAGAGTATGATCTGGCTCGTACTGAGTACAGGCGTGCAGGTGCTGCCATGGTTAACGCCATTGATGAGTTATCAGCAAAATTGAATCAAGTGGTTGAAACGGAAGTTTCCAAAGCAAAAATGGCGCATGATGCAACATTAACACAAGTGACTATTGCCATTTTTGTATCGCTTATTTGCGCTTGGTGGTTAGCAAGTATTATTGTTGCACCAATTGGTACAATACAACAAATTATGCAGCGCATTGCGAAAGGTGATTTGAATGTAACGGTTAATGAAGAAGGGGATAATGAAATTACCGCCCTTAGCCGTGATATTAATACAACGGTACATCAACTGCGTACGACTATTGATTCGATGGTTCGTATCTCTGAAGATGTGGCTTCAGCGTCAACGGAACTGGCTACGGTGATGACACAAGCTCAAGTAAATTCAGATCAAGAAAAGCAAGAAATTGAGCAAGTTGCTTCTGCCGTAAATCAATTATCAAGTACCGCTGATAATGTAAATAGCAGCGCATTAAACGCAGATACTGCAGCGCATCAAGCGAGTGAAATGGCCTCTCATGGCTTAAAACTATACCAAGAAAGCACGGACGCAAGTTTGAAAATGGTCGATCAAATTACATCAGCTGCGAATGTGGTGACTGGCTTAAAAGAACAATCTGAAAAGATCGGTAATGTGATTGAAGTGATTCAAAGTATTTCAGAGCAAACAAATCTATTGGCATTAAACGCTGCGATTGAAGCCGCTCGTGCGGGAGAAAGTGGACGAGGCTTTGCTGTGGTGGCGGATGAGGTTCGTATGCTTGCTGCTCGTACTCGAGAATCAACTCAAGAAATTCAGGTGATTATTGAAGAGTTGCAAGTGCAGTCGACAAAAGCCAATGATGGAATGCAATCAAGCCTTGATGTATTGGCGAATGATCAAGCATTAGCGAGCCAAGTCAATGAGGCTTTGATGAGCATAATGGGATCGGTTAATGGTATTACTGCGATTAATACACAAGTAGCGACAGCGGCAGAAGAGCAAAGCCAAGTTACGAATGACATTAATCGTAACATCACAAATATTCATGAAATTGTAAATCAAAACGTAACGGGTATTACACAGAGTGCGGCTGCAAGCCATGAGTTGTCACAGTTGGCAGAGCAACAGAAACAACGTAAGCGTGCGGGGAACTACACCTAA
- a CDS encoding M15 family metallopeptidase domain-containing protein, translated as MNKFSKISATRLASCHPKLQSVFTAVLEVCDCSILCGHRTKEEQNALPSTNTQVRYPNSKHNSLPSKAVDATPYPYDEDDRERFSYFAGIVIGVGASMGVAIRWGGDWDKDNELKDNGFDDLMHFELIDE; from the coding sequence ATGAATAAATTCAGTAAAATAAGTGCAACCCGATTGGCTTCTTGTCACCCTAAATTACAGAGCGTATTTACCGCCGTTCTTGAGGTGTGTGATTGCTCTATTCTTTGTGGCCATCGAACCAAAGAAGAGCAAAACGCCCTGCCAAGTACAAATACCCAAGTTCGATACCCAAACAGCAAACACAATTCATTACCAAGCAAGGCCGTCGATGCAACCCCGTACCCATACGATGAAGATGATCGTGAACGCTTCAGTTACTTTGCAGGCATTGTGATTGGTGTCGGTGCTTCAATGGGCGTGGCCATTCGTTGGGGCGGGGATTGGGACAAAGACAATGAGCTAAAAGACAATGGCTTTGATGACTTAATGCATTTTGAATTGATTGATGAGTAG
- a CDS encoding phage portal family protein, translated as MITAAPLAVTRAAPIGNNGSKKVFKDIKNMTTNDVLSSHRIPLDLMSVVREGFNSSSDLNKVDRIFYKNELIPILEAVRELNDFAGMEVVSIKDYESLDTVAAIK; from the coding sequence ATGATAACCGCTGCGCCACTGGCCGTCACCAGAGCAGCCCCTATTGGTAATAATGGAAGCAAAAAAGTATTCAAAGACATTAAGAACATGACGACCAATGATGTGTTATCGAGTCATCGTATTCCATTGGATTTAATGAGCGTGGTTCGTGAGGGATTTAACTCAAGCAGTGACTTGAATAAAGTCGATCGCATCTTTTACAAGAATGAACTTATCCCTATTTTAGAAGCAGTGCGTGAATTGAATGATTTTGCAGGCATGGAGGTGGTGAGCATTAAAGACTATGAGAGTTTGGATACGGTGGCCGCAATAAAATAA
- a CDS encoding phosphate ABC transporter substrate-binding protein has translation MKKSVIGALAILSSVVALPASAKETISAVGSSSVTPLMEVFSETYMKDHSNVYIEVQGPGSSAGIKAAKNGSADLGMSSRNLKASEKEATLKELVVAHDGIAVVVNPSNTLKGLTSEQVTAIYKGEVKNWKEVGGEDKPIVAITRDTASGTRGAFEDIMSLKKKISGMKVSAISQRAQVANGNGALKTMVASNPYAIGYISLGTVDNSVHALSIDNVVPSVADIKNGTYKVSRPFLVLYREGKPSVETQKFLDWMTDETAQSLVEKNGYISVN, from the coding sequence ATGAAAAAGTCAGTTATCGGCGCACTAGCAATTCTGAGTTCAGTAGTAGCATTACCAGCATCAGCGAAAGAAACAATTTCTGCAGTTGGTTCAAGCAGCGTGACCCCTCTTATGGAAGTTTTTTCTGAAACCTACATGAAAGACCACTCTAACGTTTATATTGAAGTTCAAGGTCCTGGTTCTTCTGCTGGTATAAAAGCAGCAAAAAATGGTTCTGCGGATTTAGGTATGTCATCACGTAATCTAAAAGCATCAGAAAAAGAAGCGACATTAAAAGAATTAGTAGTTGCACACGATGGTATCGCTGTTGTGGTTAACCCAAGCAATACACTTAAAGGCCTAACGTCAGAACAAGTTACCGCTATCTACAAAGGTGAAGTGAAGAACTGGAAAGAAGTAGGTGGCGAAGATAAACCAATCGTTGCAATTACACGCGACACGGCATCAGGTACTCGTGGCGCATTCGAAGACATCATGAGCCTTAAGAAAAAAATCTCAGGCATGAAAGTATCGGCTATCTCTCAACGAGCTCAAGTAGCAAATGGCAACGGCGCGCTAAAAACAATGGTAGCAAGCAACCCATACGCTATTGGTTATATCTCTTTAGGTACTGTAGATAACTCAGTTCATGCCCTTTCTATCGATAACGTAGTACCAAGCGTTGCTGATATTAAAAATGGCACATACAAAGTCTCTCGTCCTTTCCTTGTGCTGTACCGTGAAGGTAAGCCATCAGTAGAAACTCAAAAATTCCTAGACTGGATGACAGACGAAACAGCACAAAGTCTAGTTGAAAAGAACGGCTACATTTCAGTGAACTAA